The Oxyura jamaicensis isolate SHBP4307 breed ruddy duck chromosome 3, BPBGC_Ojam_1.0, whole genome shotgun sequence genome segment TCCCATCTGAACCTGCTGCAGCAATGCGAGCTTTAGAAGGCAAAGTCCATGCCCCTGACCACGAGTTCCTCTTGATCACCAGACCAAATGAAACGCCTTCTTGTATCAAGGCCCTTAAAATCAGATCCAGAGAAGGACTCAAACACCAAATCCCTCTCGAGGCTGGAACTAGCAGCCTCACTCCCTGCAGGACATGGGAGAAGCGTGGGATGAAAGCGGTCCAGAACCCAAACCTTGTGTGCTGTGGCAAGCAGGCAAGCAATAAGAGTGGAAGGACGTGGCTGAACTCTTGCACCCACTGTGGAGCTCAGAGTTCTTCTGCTTCAGGCTCTTAGGAatgtctttctttcccttccttccttcccgcCTTCCTTCCTTCCTNNNNNNNNNNccttccttccttccttccttccttccttccttccttccttccttccttccttccttccttccttccttccttccttccttccttccttcctcttttttttaaaattttatttatttatttatttatttatttattaaatatagaGACTACAAATTTACATATTACAGTCATGGTGTGGAGAAAAATCTAATGCCTTCTAAATGAGTGCTGCAGCCTTAACACAGAGTGCTAGCATCTCCCTTTTTGCTCCTATTAccttgcacagaaaaaaaaacaatttcaaaaccTGTAGAGTGAAATACACACTTGCTGCATTTGCTCATGAGGTGTGGTGTTGGATTTGGGCCTTCCAAGTCTGGGGAAGGTGCTGGGATCTGCCTCCCCCATTTCATAGGAACACTTCAACCACTCTAGCATAGCAGCCAGTAACACCATTGTCtttgtgaaggaaaacaatgtGTTCCTTCAGGTTTTTCAAAGAGCAGTTATAAGTCCTGCTCTCAGGAGAGGGCTTTAAGATCAGGCTTAAATCAGGCAGAGGTGCTTTTGTTCATCCTAAATAGGATGCCAGACCTGCAGAAGAGAGAGACGGGACTGTGCATGCATATTTGTGCCTGTCATTTCCTATTGTCTCTCCACAGGCAACTTCCCTCTCAGCATGTGAGATTTTCAGATAAGCATTTTAAGATGTATAATTCTTGGCAGGAACCACATGGGGATTCTTAATGTTGAATGCTGGAGttttattctgctctggtgaccAAGCTCCTAAAAgcaaactattaaaaaacaagattttcttaCTGGGTCTAGTCACACTCTACAAGGCTCTCTTGCTGTTCTACTCCAGAAAGTAGCAGTCACAGCAAAAAAGTGCTGCAAGAAACATTCTTCATAAACAGGTTTTATACAATTAAAGCTATTCTGCACACTAAGTACATTATCTGCCTTTTGGAAATCTTATTAGAACAACGCACaaaaacttacagaaaaatctctttgcCAATCCCCTATGGAAAACACCCTTGTTGATTTTGTAGAATTAATTTCTCCTCACCTTGTATTTAAATTGTGTAGCAGTCAGTCTGCCATAAATTGTTGCTCAGCATTGATATACAACATTTCTCCTGGAGGCGACAGAGTATTAAATAAGAGACAGTTTTTGCTCACCTCGTCAAGGTTATGCCTCTTACTTTTAATATGCATCTGAAATACATCTTCTAATGCccttaaaatagaataaaaggGAAAATCAGCGATAGAAAAAACCACTAAACTATTCAAAGGCTTTATACTGTCGTATGAAGAATACCACTCAGCCTGTCTTTCAGATCACTTAAAACATTTCACTCATTTcaacataaaacatttcaacataAAACTAAAACAGATCACTTAAAACTTTTCACTTTTGCTCCgtcctctcctccccctgcccctaaCATAGTTGtaaatggatttaaaaagaaatgtattgaACATTTGTACGGTTGTTCCAAATGCATGCAGCTTGGCAGGATGGGGACAGTATTTCATGTATATAACTccaatttcttctgcatttaatAAGAGTACTGGAGCTCTCCATGGCAACACAGTAGTCCCCCTCTGTATTTCTCTCTGTTACCATCCCACCACGTTAACTAGCTGAAACGGGTGAAGCAGGTTCCCAGATTCATTTGTAGCTGTAGTTCCTTTGTCCAGGATACTGCATTACTCGAAGCTGACTTTTGAATTGCTTCTAGCCAACACTTCTTAGACCTCTACATGTCGTTTGCATGGTCTCCTTGTTCTTGGGTCTCTTTTCCAGTAACTTTTAAGGGAAAGGCTGAAATTTCCTTGTCATAGTTTTGTTAATCAGTTGGACTAGGGCAAGAGAGATGCCTTCAAAAAGCactcaatatttttcttgatggTATGATCAGCTGCAAGCAAAAGGTGCACTCACCGTGATGAgaatctgtgaaaaataaacctAACTGACAGCGAAATTAGGTCTCCAGGTTCTGCAATTGTAATTCAGTTAAATCTAACCCAATGTTTGGGTTTTCAGACaatcataaaaaatgaaaacacctaCAATGAACTGGAGGTGTTAACAGGGCTGTTTTGGTTGTATAATGTTTATTTGAACTGGGAGGGTATTTACAATTTTATCTGTAaagtagctttttaaaaataaatagagctattttaaaatacgtACCTATCATAATAATCTTGCAGCAGGGTAGCTAAGGCTATCAGTTGTGTCTTTGCTATTCTGTtacaaaaatctatttaaagaTTGAACTctggaattaaaatgaaaggcaaCTACTgatcatttgcttttattctgcttAAAATGAAGCTCTGTTATTAAAGATCACCCAAGGAAATAACAAATgattattcatgtatttttagtAACCTTTATTTTTGAGGAAAGAGTGCACAGCATCTAAGCTATCTCCATTTGTACAGATTGGTACTTTCACCCTACAAGCCTGAGCACGGACACCCTAGTGCCCCACGGTGCTCTGAGCTGGGCTGAGTGTGGAGCACACACACGACCCCAGCTGCTGTCACATTGCTCAGGTACAAGTCTGGGttcttttctttgattttcacTATCTATAGAGAGAAGACGTTTTCTGAAGGATACCAATTCTCCTGTTAACTTGGGGGCTGACAGCTTTTCgaggctttattttattttaatattatcttTGTGCGTACGGGCAGGCATGAAGCTCAGCAACCTCTTCAATGTATGCCGAGTCAGTGGTTTTCAAAGCTACTACTGCTCCTCCTGCTGTAACCAGAAAACTCAAAATGAAACCTGACATATGCACTTCTAATTTGGGCCTCGAAAGCAGTCTGAAAACTGCTATACctagaagggagaaagaaaactctTACTTTTAACTGCttgctcagaaaacaaactggCCATTCATAATAAtgactgcttaaaaaaaaataaaagagccccagaaattttaactgaaatccTCTagattgaaaggaaaatatcttgGTTGGTTTCAGAATGAGTTTGATTGGTATCAGGGGGTTAGCACCTCTTAAGCATCAAAGCACTGCACTTAACAAAGACTGGAGTAGTGAACATTTGGGTTAAATTCTCTATTAAAGGAAAAGTGCCTCCCATTTAAAATGCTGGTCAGGCAATGTtatagaaaaagaagacaataCGTTGGAGCTTTGAGCAGGCCTACAGATGGACCTAAGGTTTGTCACAGTTCTCTGTTACAAACACGATAGTTTTCTATTACAAATGTGGTAGAGAATGGGAATACATACTGGTGTGTGTGCACAACAGGACTTCACCTACAGAATTTGAAACCAGAAAAGGATGCTGCAGTTGGATGTCAGCAGCACTGGGTGTATTTGGCTCTAGCATTTACGTGTGCATCATTAATTTAGGAGCATGCATCCTAAAGGAAGCTcttattgcatttatttgttctgcTCTTATCTGTGGGAGGAAGATTTTACATACAAAACCTTCTGCTGTGATGCACTTTGCTAAGGAAGGCTCATTGTAGCTTCCTGGTTTGACAGCCCAGGATGTATTGGGAATGGGAATGAGAGTGTTGTAACAATAATACCTACCATGATATTTTGTATGGCAATGCGATTGAGAACAGGGTCAGAAAACAtgacatttctgtgtttctacTGGAAGTTACTGGGAAAGAGGAGACCGGATGAAAGTATTTTCCGTTCAGCTGTTCAGTTTAAATCATGACTTCGATAAAGTGCAATCACAAAAGTGTGCACCAAGCTAAACTGGTTTCAGTTTACTTTTCAATTTAAACTCATTAAAAACACCATTTTCTTACTCTGATTGAATAATTGGCCAAACATTTCCTACTCAAACGAATAAGTAAGAAATGCAAAGCACTTACTTGTTGTGGTAACAACTTCTAGTCAAAATATCATTTGTAAGATCCTGAAGAAAACGAAGATACTCTTCTCCTCTACACAAATACACAAACTCTCAACATCTTTCTTCAACATACTCAGAATACAAATAAGATTTACTGTACCATCCAAGGAGGTGGCAGTTTTAGAGTAATTAAACTAACTCAAATAAGGAATTTTGCCAACATATTCAAAAGTGATGAATCTCTTTACTAGTCTGTCTTTTTTTACTCTCCAGGTTTATACTCTTTTAAATGAGTTATTTTCACGTGTTTTATTGGTCAGCTTCCTAATTACGTTAATCCAttactttaatttaatttaatccataaatatatttaatcaaGAATATCTTTGCCTTTTTAGAAAAAATCGgttgaagaaaaatagttcCAATGAACAAAGCGTAGGTATCACAAGAtaaattattaacattatttaGTTATTAATTACTTGGCCTACAATAAGGGCTGACTGGGTGGCATGACTCAGAAAATCTCTTTCAATATTCTGATCCTAGATTTCCCAAGCACAAAGCTGAATCCTGTAGCCCTAAGTCACTTCTGTCCACTGCATACAGCTGCTGGTAATTGGCTCTTGTGCTGATTTTAGTTTTCCATCATATTCCTACTTTAATATCTTGATACAAAACTTAGAAGCAGTTAAAAGagacaaacaaatatttaacttaCTTTTCTTCAAGTTGCAGTCCTGGAAAAAGTGACATTTCAGAATCAGGAATCCATAATTCATGGTTCTGCCACAAACAAGTAAAGGGGAAAAGCAGGTTTTCGATTATCTTTGTATTAACATTTCATATTTCCATTTAGAGCACCAGGGAAAAAGGATCTGATTTTGTAGTATATCAAAATCACAACAACATCATACTAAAGTGACAGGCCAACTCATGTGAAATTAATGTCTAGTGTCAATCATTCATATGAATGAAGAAAGGATATTATTACTATGTAGGTTCATGTtagcagaaatggaaacaagCATGTacaaactgagaaaaacaatgcaaacagtctaaatgaaaatgaagttttgacAAAATGGCAGATATTTGCAGAGCGCATTTAAATAAGacacctttttctttaaaaagacgtgcaaaaaagaaaaagctgacaCAGAAGACTTACAAACGCAGACTGATACTGAAATTATCTTTCCTGCAGATTATCAGCTGGGAATACTCTTGCATTTAGGAGcttctgttttattgttgtaaaaataaagctttgatGGTTGGAATAAGGTGTGGAATAGTCCCGGCTAGCACAGAGCTAAAACACATCAGGCCTGTGTTGTCTTGGCTGCGTTGTCTTCAGCTGTGCAGAAATCCAACACTGGCTCCATAAGGGGGTGAGCAAGCCAAGGAATTTTACACAACCTCTCTAGCATGCATGGCTTATGCTACAGTTAACCATCACTTATTTTTAAGAGCACTAAAATTCACTAAATTAATCCCCAGTTTATCCTAAAACTCCAGGTGACCAGCAGAGTGCAACTTCTGTACAGTCTTGTATGGCATGCTACAGTGCTGACTGTAGGGTGAGGGCTTAGCACTTTGCCTGGACATTTCTATGCTTTAAGTTGTTATTTGGATAGAATGAAAAGGCTGCAAATCAAGCAAAAGCTGAAACGACTGCTAGAAATTAAGTTAGCGTGCAGCGAGATGTTAGTCAAGCAGGAGAaagctctgctttcagaagagTGCATTTGTGTTGGAATACACTGTTTTTCACATTGCATAATAGCTGATTTACGTTTCTCAGAGAGATCGGTTACTTAATCTGTTCCTATTTTATTCACAGAAGTCTGTTGACCCTACATAGCCACACATGCTAGGTTTCTCAATTGCAATCTTAGTGACTTCTCCCAAGGtgacttaatttttttgttttgcttttactgtaTATTCCCCACAGCCAAAGATTACATTATACATTTCATTTCCACACAACCAGGCCAATTTTTGTGTATGACCAGTATATGAACAGccccattctttttctttttgacaaacCGGGTGCACCAACCTCAACTGGCTGCTGAGAGAAGTTATCGGAGTGTGGTCTCACATGTGCATCTTCTAAAAAACTGCAAGATTAAAAGCACAACGAAAACCAATTATTTCAGCTTAAAATGAATGTGCTTCAAAgttaaattacttaatttttagCATTGATGCATAAGCAAAATGAGTAAGTACCTGTGTaactctgtttccttttcattactGACATATGCTGATTTAAGGGATCGTTCGCCAGGAGTTGAGCTCCTTTTTGAGGGAGGAGGATTATAGTGTCtgtgttttagaagaaaagattGGTGTGATGTCTTTAAGATTTGAGGggtaaaaagctttttttctgtgaagtaaGCGGAATGTTTGTCAAGGAGGTCCCCAGagtatgttttattaaaagggTTTTGAAATGCCTTCCTCCTGTTGCGACTGCTTAAAGGTATGTGAGGCTGTTGGAGTGGCAAAGCAGATGATCTGTCTGTGCTGGAGGCATGAACAGGAGTCTGAGACAAAGCATGCTGAGCAGTATTTTGGGCAGTCATCTTT includes the following:
- the LOC118163891 gene encoding spermatogenesis-associated protein 7-like isoform X2 produces the protein MAAHYKKLMSAKAAVDSSAPKSLHTSVKYKDQQKRDKLIQALEKYEKDLVHGLCASSSNSRSVSPGQQKARWSLLENGHRYSTSAQNNCSRTKGQQPPSVSFQKLTSKTLLPASTAKMTAQNTAQHALSQTPVHASSTDRSSALPLQQPHIPLSSRNRRKAFQNPFNKTYSGDLLDKHSAYFTEKKLFTPQILKTSHQSFLLKHRHYNPPPSKRSSTPGERSLKSAYVSNEKETELHSFLEDAHVRPHSDNFSQQPVENHELWIPDSEMSLFPGLQLEEKGEEYLRFLQDLTNDILTRSCYHNKALEDVFQMHIKSKRHNLDEVKRRRIVETLKRELNITDRPGPSISCNHTRRKDSIIPAAGLQPPAFGVSDSI